The Sabethes cyaneus chromosome 3, idSabCyanKW18_F2, whole genome shotgun sequence DNA window AAACGAAAGTTTGCTATCGCTGTGGGGATGCTGATCATTTCGCAGATAAATGTAGACATAAAGCTACTGTCTGCAATCACTGCAAGAAGAGGGGACACCTGGAGAAGGTGTGCCAGGCCAAACAGAGGAACAAGAAGACGAACGATGCACATCACCTGGAAGAACCTTGCACCATTAAGGACGTTTTTCACCTAAGCGCTGTTCGAGGTTTTGCTGGCAAATTTCTGCTGGATTTGGGTGTTCACCGGAAGAAGCTGACATTCGAGGTTGACACCGGATCGCCCGTATCCCTGATTAGCGTACAGGACAAGAAACGTTATTTTACAGACTTGGACATTCTCCCCACGACTACTCGATTGGTAAGTTACTGCGAAAATGATATCGGTATTCTCGGTAAGATGATTGTAAATGTTGATGCAAATGGTGAGGAATTCACATTGCCACTGTACGTCGCGGAATCTAACAGGCACCCCCTGTTGGGTCGCGATTGGCTACTTGCTTTGAATTTAGATTTAAATCGCGTATTCAGACCCGGTACTCATTCGGTTTCCTACTGTAGCGGATCGGATAAATCCACCGCTTGTGCGTTGAATGATTTGCTTAAAAAATTCTCACATGTTTTCGATGAACGAGTTGGTAAGATATCTGGTGTACAAGCTTCGCTGAGCGTTCGAAATGGGACAAAGCCAGTGTACGTGAAGGCAAGACCGATTGCTTTTGCTGTTCGGGCCGCTGTCGATATGGAGATTGACAAGCTGGTGAGTGATGGTATCTTAGAAAAAGTGAACCATTCAGAGTGGGCCACTCCTGTCGTTCCAGTTAAAAAAGCTGGCGGTAGGGTACGATTATGTGGTGATTATAAAATCACATTGAATTCAAATTTGCTGGTAGATGACCATCCGCTTCCTACTGTGGAAGAATTGTTTGCAACCGTTGCAGGTGGAAAACGGTTTTCAAAGTTAGACCTTTCTCAAGCGTATTTGCAGCTTGAAGTTCGTTCGGAAGATAGGGATTTGCTTACGTTGAGCACTCATAGAGGTTTGTTTCGTCCTACCAGACTCATGTACGGTGTTGCTTCCGCCCCAGCCGTGTTCCAACGATTAATGGAGCAAATCCTTCAGGGTATCCCGGGTGTTACCGTGTTTATAGATGATATTCGCATCACCGGCCCTGATGATTCCACACATCTTCTTAGACTACGCGAGGTGTTCAAAAAGTTGGATGAATACAATTTGCGAGTGAATCGGGAGAAGTGTGACTTTTTCTGTGACAGAATCGAGTATTGTGGTTACATGGTAGATAAAGACGGGATTCACAAAGTACGTAATAAAGTCGATGCAATACAAAATATGCCAGTCCCTAAAAATAGGGGGAGCAAGTACGATCCTTCGTTGGGTTAATTACTTATTACGGTAGATTTTTCCCTAATTTAAGTTCGATACTGTATCCGCTCAACAATCTATTGAAAGATGATGTACCTTTCGTTTGGAGTACGGAGTGTGAGAAGTCTTTTAAGTTCGTTAAGAAGGAAATGCAATCGGATCGCTTTTTAGTGCACTACGATCCATCACTTTCAGTGGTATTGGCCACAGATGCTTCACCCTACGGAGTAGGGGCGGTCCTCAGTCATCAATATCCTGATGGTACTGAGCGACCCCTGCAGTATGCTTCTCAAACTCTAACCCGAACTCAGCAAAGATATTCGCAAATTGATAAGGAGGCTTATTCAATCATTTTCGGTGTCCGCAAGTTTCATCAATACCTCTACGGTCGCAAATTTACTTTAATAACTGATAATAAGCCGATTAGTCAGATATTTTCGGAATCTAAGGGACTTCCTACTATGTCTGCATTGCGAATGCAGCATTACGCAGCATTCTTACAAGCTTTTGATTACAAAATTCGTCATCGTCGATCATCGGATCACTTCAATGCAGATGCTATGTCTCGATTGCCCATATTTCGTTCCGATCCCGAATGTGAGATCGAAGAACCTGATATTGTAGAGATAAATGCGATACAAACATTACCC harbors:
- the LOC128740175 gene encoding uncharacterized protein K02A2.6-like is translated as MLENQAAAGQVAAGVMPASFSFEPFNSATSKFDRWLERLQVSFRIFKVPEADKRDYLLHFMGGATYDKPRLLEVRDLTLAKAKEIGFGMEMSHRGTDEMHGSRSRTEVQHIEHGSKKIKKKNVFQSTNHASSSKSSIQAGKQDKQTKVCYRCGDADHFADKCRHKATVCNHCKKRGHLEKVCQAKQRNKKTNDAHHLEEPCTIKDVFHLSAVRGFAGKFLLDLGVHRKKLTFEVDTGSPVSLISVQDKKRYFTDLDILPTTTRLVSYCENDIGILGKMIVNVDANGEEFTLPLYVAESNRHPLLGRDWLLALNLDLNRVFRPGTHSVSYCSGSDKSTACALNDLLKKFSHVFDERVGKISGVQASLSVRNGTKPVYVKARPIAFAVRAAVDMEIDKLVSDGILEKVNHSEWATPVVPVKKAGGRVRLCGDYKITLNSNLLVDDHPLPTVEELFATVAGGKRFSKLDLSQAYLQLEVRSEDRDLLTLSTHRGLFRPTRLMYGVASAPAVFQRLMEQILQGIPGVTVFIDDIRITGPDDSTHLLRLREVFKKLDEYNLRVNREKCDFFCDRIEYCGYMVDKDGIHKHYAAFLQAFDYKIRHRRSSDHFNADAMSRLPIFRSDPECEIEEPDIVEINAIQTLPLIVDELRSATLSDSTVRELSRALRTGTTSNPTTTTQDKNNNPSVDVIPTPRPNTPVSSADIQPSFSDGLADSGGFSRSIKRVEMFYRLNNPIRVFDKDEKYLTGQ